ATTTAGAACGAACCCCATAAACTCATAAACTTCACCTCTTCTTTTTAATAATCTAGTGTGTGAGTTTCGTATTTCCGATGTGTCTGAGCTGAACCCTCAGCGCCCTTCTTCGTAGGCGGTGCTCATACCCAGTGAAGATATGTGCATAGCGAACGGAAATATATTGTTATATGACGCTACATACGAAAGCTTGCCAATAGCCATCAGAAAAAATGATATTTACAAGTAATTTAAACTACTTATCTTCGTATTTCCATATTGTATTAAGTCTTTTTTCGGAGTCTGCAATAAAAATTTCCTTTACTTTGTATCCTGCATGGTGGCAACCGATAAAACTACCATCAGGTAATTGATAATACGAATAAAAACTTGTATCTACTGTTGGTGGACCAATTTTATCATGCAGTTCTTTTAAATCTCTGCTTGTTTTTACAAAAGACAAAAAGACATCTTCTGTAAGCTCTCTGTCAACAAAAGTATAGGCATTATAACTTCCATGTACTTTAATCATATCGTCTGGAATCCAAAGTGTATAAAGTTCTTCATCCTCATTTGCAACATATAGATATTTTATTTTTTCATCTTCAACGTTGCATACAACAATCAGTTTGTTAGAGAGTTCAAAATAATAAAATCCAAAGTTGATCCAATCAGCATTTGCTTCCCCAATTGTGCTTATCAAACCACTAAAGCTATCATTGTTTTTTACATATTTTAAAAAATCGGTTTCGGTTAAGGTCCTGTTAACAGGTGTATATTTTACTTTCCTTTTTTCAACCACCATTACATCATTTCGTTTTTCAGGTGAAGTTTTAACATAGACTCCATGTATGTCATCATCAATAAAATGCCAAGAGAAATATTTGCTTTCATAAGCTTCTTCAGTTGCAAATTCTAACATACGAAGTCCTTCTTCATCTCTGTTTTCCTCGTTTATAGCAATCATTTTCATAGAAACATGATATTTTATTC
This window of the Abyssisolibacter fermentans genome carries:
- a CDS encoding DUF5104 domain-containing protein; protein product: MSLTGCSRTDLLNLVAARDSRYNQQMVDDLFLALDNNHKEDLKSLFAISVIDSNENLDAQIDELMEFYKGPKESDEGVRLISTSEHMGPGEDRLEIYNSFTVTAGGIKYHVSMKMIAINEENRDEEGLRMLEFATEEAYESKYFSWHFIDDDIHGVYVKTSPEKRNDVMVVEKRKVKYTPVNRTLTETDFLKYVKNNDSFSGLISTIGEANADWINFGFYYFELSNKLIVVCNVEDEKIKYLYVANEDEELYTLWIPDDMIKVHGSYNAYTFVDRELTEDVFLSFVKTSRDLKELHDKIGPPTVDTSFYSYYQLPDGSFIGCHHAGYKVKEIFIADSEKRLNTIWKYEDK